In Desulfosediminicola ganghwensis, a single window of DNA contains:
- a CDS encoding glycosyl hydrolase family 8, whose amino-acid sequence MIRYKNVTKLLIPLLLILIVSYIVINRPDKASVFTGGYVFGQWLGKAKRPFPQHVSYTPGTIKPNVDQERMDKATEVFYEAWKARYLKDDCGSDQIYVWFDSAFDSGNASLDSISVSEGQGYGMIIVAYMAGHDSDAKKIFDGLYNFYRAHISNKGGSSLMAWNQVAGCRNAPKTNTGDGNYSSTDADIDIAYALLLAHNQWGSNGMINYLGEAKKLIRDIMRYEVNSDTWTPNLGNWISPSDPFFFDTRTSDFIVNHFRHSKK is encoded by the coding sequence ATGATTCGTTACAAAAACGTGACTAAATTACTGATCCCCTTACTTCTCATACTGATTGTCAGCTACATTGTAATAAACAGACCAGACAAAGCGAGCGTATTCACTGGTGGCTATGTTTTCGGCCAATGGCTCGGGAAGGCCAAAAGACCTTTTCCACAGCATGTTTCCTATACGCCTGGCACCATCAAGCCGAACGTCGACCAGGAAAGAATGGATAAAGCCACCGAGGTGTTCTATGAGGCGTGGAAGGCTCGTTATCTGAAAGATGATTGCGGTTCAGACCAAATATATGTCTGGTTTGATTCCGCCTTTGATAGTGGCAACGCTTCCCTGGACTCAATTTCGGTTTCTGAGGGCCAAGGGTACGGCATGATCATTGTTGCCTATATGGCAGGGCATGATTCTGATGCAAAAAAAATCTTCGATGGACTGTATAACTTTTACAGAGCACATATAAGTAACAAGGGCGGTAGCTCGCTGATGGCATGGAATCAGGTCGCCGGATGTCGCAATGCTCCAAAAACGAATACTGGCGACGGGAACTATTCCTCTACCGACGCCGATATTGATATCGCCTACGCACTGTTGCTTGCCCATAACCAATGGGGCAGTAATGGCATGATAAATTATCTCGGCGAAGCAAAAAAACTCATTCGGGATATCATGCGTTATGAGGTCAACTCCGATACCTGGACCCCGAATCTGGGGAACTGGATTTCACCGTCTGATCCTTTCTTTTTCGACACCCGCACCTCCGATTTTATCGTCAACCACTTTAGGCATTCGAAAAAGTAA
- a CDS encoding glycosyltransferase: protein MWSLGMHLASGDGSLTEDNSADRKQVLDFIHSHKPDTKVIGLVSNFSEFEWDSESLSQMLAQPQARKRAILQLLQYTQTHQLAGICIDFEAITEKSLPVYYRFLDEFRSALHASDLAILVAVPADNDDYDYRKISELADYVVVMAYDEHWSTGSPGPIASMDWFSSAMRRLQGDVPSEKMILTLGNYSYDWEMSEQAGEDGLPAAKGPAEVRTFKDVVFTATWSKGEIAMDPFSLNPMFQYEDKNNNTHQVWMLDAITLFNQMAMAKPLEPFGIALWRLGSEDPMVWEVLGDTPDFNGRTAGALGSIDYDYSSDYQGDGEVMSMVRKATSGKREIDFDKNTGLIITDQYTVFPFPSLISLSGAADRKVALSFDDGPNPSYTPLILDALKKAQVPATFFITGYNGLKYPSLLKRVFAEGHEIGNHTFTHPNISKISWLRLRAEIKATELLLEKVIGRGTRLFRAPYNTDSEPVTAKELRPLELISSLGYEEVGLKIDTHDWQELSAGEMVKKALEEEAAYGGNILLMHDAGGDRSQSVKALPGIIHAFRQKGYEFVTVSQLTGKTRAEVMPETSKQSTWSEWGRNLGFNIINLGQDVLSVLFVTGIILGLSRTLFIMGIALLGMVRKNGSAHLPEKEFFVSVLIPAYNEEKVIRKTIDSLLIARHPESFEILIIDDGSTDATYKIVQEAYSEDPRIRMFSIPNGGKHQAPNFGIEHALGEIIVTFDADTVIAKDALVLLAKRFSDSAIGAVAGNAKVGNRINLLTRWQALEYITCQNMDRRALDVLNGITVVPGAIGAWRREALKQTGGFSADTLAEDSDLTVQIIKQGYKVCYEEKAIASTEAPADIKGFLRQRFRWMFGTFQVAWKHKDALFRPKNGFLGFFSLPNLLLHQIFFPLISPVMDLVLLLSLLSAALNRWQHAAEFSPDTLLRIFCFYSIFLAADLLSATIAFFMEREEDKRLLLWVVPQHFFYRQLLYYVAIKSIIASLRGQLVGWNKLDRAGTVEAA, encoded by the coding sequence ATGTGGTCATTGGGGATGCATCTTGCGTCCGGTGATGGGTCTTTGACTGAAGATAACTCAGCTGACCGGAAACAGGTCTTGGATTTCATCCATTCACACAAGCCGGATACGAAAGTGATCGGCTTGGTGTCTAATTTTTCCGAATTCGAATGGGATTCCGAGTCCCTATCCCAGATGTTGGCCCAGCCCCAAGCCAGAAAGAGGGCAATCCTGCAACTGCTTCAGTATACACAAACCCACCAGCTCGCCGGGATCTGCATCGACTTTGAAGCTATTACTGAAAAGAGCCTGCCAGTCTACTATCGATTCCTTGACGAGTTTCGCTCCGCACTTCATGCATCGGATCTGGCTATTTTGGTAGCCGTTCCAGCCGATAACGATGACTATGATTACCGGAAAATCTCTGAACTGGCCGACTATGTGGTTGTGATGGCCTATGACGAACATTGGTCAACGGGTTCTCCCGGGCCGATTGCGAGCATGGATTGGTTTTCATCCGCTATGAGGAGACTGCAGGGAGATGTTCCATCTGAAAAGATGATCCTGACGTTGGGAAACTACAGTTATGACTGGGAGATGAGCGAACAAGCCGGAGAGGATGGATTGCCTGCGGCCAAGGGCCCGGCCGAGGTTAGAACCTTTAAGGACGTCGTGTTTACCGCCACCTGGTCCAAAGGGGAAATCGCAATGGATCCATTTTCCCTGAACCCAATGTTTCAGTACGAGGATAAAAACAACAATACACACCAGGTCTGGATGCTTGACGCCATCACACTTTTCAACCAGATGGCCATGGCCAAGCCGTTGGAACCGTTCGGAATTGCCCTGTGGCGTCTGGGCAGTGAAGATCCGATGGTCTGGGAGGTACTGGGAGATACACCTGATTTCAACGGCCGGACTGCAGGTGCACTGGGGTCCATTGATTATGATTACTCCTCCGACTACCAAGGCGACGGTGAAGTAATGAGCATGGTCCGGAAAGCCACCTCGGGGAAAAGAGAGATCGATTTTGATAAAAACACCGGTCTGATTATAACCGATCAATACACCGTCTTTCCCTTCCCGAGTCTGATTTCTCTCTCCGGTGCCGCGGACCGCAAAGTCGCCCTGTCCTTTGACGACGGCCCTAACCCGAGCTACACCCCTTTGATCCTTGATGCGCTCAAAAAGGCGCAGGTACCGGCTACCTTTTTCATCACCGGATATAACGGCCTGAAATATCCTTCTCTGCTGAAAAGGGTATTCGCCGAAGGCCATGAGATAGGCAACCATACCTTCACCCACCCCAATATCTCAAAGATTTCCTGGTTGCGGTTGAGGGCCGAGATAAAAGCAACGGAACTGCTGTTGGAGAAAGTGATCGGGCGAGGCACGCGCCTTTTCAGAGCCCCCTATAACACCGATTCGGAACCCGTGACCGCAAAGGAGCTGCGACCTTTGGAATTGATCAGCAGTCTTGGTTACGAGGAAGTCGGGCTGAAGATCGATACCCATGACTGGCAAGAACTGAGTGCCGGGGAAATGGTCAAGAAAGCCCTAGAGGAAGAGGCGGCATACGGGGGTAATATCCTACTGATGCACGATGCGGGGGGGGATCGCTCGCAAAGCGTCAAGGCGCTGCCCGGCATCATTCATGCCTTCAGGCAGAAAGGGTATGAGTTCGTCACTGTTTCGCAGCTTACCGGGAAGACCAGGGCTGAGGTCATGCCCGAGACTTCAAAACAAAGTACCTGGAGCGAATGGGGGCGGAATCTTGGTTTCAATATTATAAATTTAGGACAGGATGTGCTTTCGGTCCTGTTCGTAACTGGAATCATTCTGGGGTTAAGCAGAACGTTGTTCATCATGGGAATCGCGCTTTTGGGAATGGTCCGGAAAAATGGTTCTGCTCACCTACCCGAAAAAGAATTTTTCGTGAGCGTTCTCATTCCGGCTTACAACGAAGAAAAGGTCATCCGAAAAACCATCGATTCGTTGTTAATTGCCCGGCATCCCGAGTCCTTTGAAATTCTAATCATTGATGACGGATCGACGGACGCCACCTACAAAATTGTGCAGGAAGCCTACAGCGAGGATCCAAGAATCAGGATGTTTTCGATTCCAAACGGGGGCAAACATCAGGCACCCAATTTTGGCATCGAGCACGCTCTGGGAGAAATAATCGTCACCTTTGACGCCGACACAGTCATCGCTAAAGATGCCCTGGTGCTCCTCGCAAAGCGCTTTTCTGACTCTGCCATAGGGGCCGTCGCCGGCAACGCCAAAGTCGGCAACCGGATTAACCTCTTAACCCGTTGGCAGGCGCTCGAATATATAACATGCCAGAATATGGACCGCCGCGCCCTTGATGTGCTGAACGGTATAACGGTTGTCCCCGGGGCGATCGGCGCATGGCGTCGGGAAGCTCTCAAGCAGACCGGCGGTTTCAGTGCCGATACCCTCGCCGAGGACTCCGACCTGACTGTCCAGATCATCAAGCAGGGATACAAGGTCTGCTATGAAGAGAAGGCCATCGCCTCGACCGAAGCCCCGGCAGATATCAAAGGCTTTTTACGTCAGCGCTTTCGCTGGATGTTCGGCACGTTCCAGGTGGCCTGGAAGCATAAGGACGCTTTGTTCCGCCCAAAGAATGGATTTCTTGGTTTTTTCTCCCTGCCCAATCTCCTCCTGCACCAGATATTTTTCCCCCTGATATCCCCCGTAATGGATCTTGTTCTGCTGCTGTCACTGCTGTCGGCGGCTCTAAATCGCTGGCAGCATGCCGCTGAATTTTCCCCCGACACGCTGCTAAGAATTTTCTGTTTTTATTCCATATTTCTGGCGGCGGATCTTCTGTCGGCCACCATCGCTTTTTTCATGGAGCGAGAAGAGGATAAACGGTTATTGCTCTGGGTTGTTCCCCAACACTTTTTTTATCGCCAACTGCTTTATTACGTAGCGATCAAGTCTATTATCGCTTCCCTGAGGGGCCAGCTCGTCGGGTGGAACAAACTCGATCGAGCGGGAACCGTTGAAGCAGCCTAG
- a CDS encoding pyruvate flavodoxin/ferredoxin oxidoreductase codes for MSPYFIDGNEAIARAAVEAGCTFFAGYPITPATTIFNHMLKLLPPAGGICLQGEDEIASIGFCLGASMAGRKVMTATSGPGLSLMSEHISFAIGSEIPIVIVNVQRLGPSTGSATKGADGDIQFMRWGNSGGLPVIVLAPVDAGDCYRLTHEAFNLAEQYRCPVFIASNKEIGLTRESVDLGSLELGEKIQRKCAQPFQDYLPFHTADNEMVPDFLPIGGDALVRQTSSSHGPDGYLTVDRQLINSSMDRLLAKLRDGGASLSLHELDNESGAQRLIITYGVTGRAAKEAVERLRAKGVAVSLLVLKTLYPVPEELLRNIIAWFRLVIVIEMNMGQYVREIERIAGNVPVLNYGRMDGVLISPETIVQVVGDEDLAQ; via the coding sequence ATGTCCCCATATTTTATCGATGGAAATGAGGCCATTGCCAGGGCAGCTGTAGAGGCTGGTTGTACGTTCTTTGCCGGTTACCCGATCACGCCCGCCACCACTATCTTCAATCACATGCTGAAACTGTTACCTCCTGCTGGCGGTATTTGTCTGCAGGGGGAAGATGAGATCGCCTCAATCGGTTTCTGCCTTGGTGCCTCCATGGCTGGGCGAAAGGTAATGACCGCCACTTCCGGGCCAGGTTTGAGCCTCATGAGTGAGCACATCTCTTTTGCGATTGGCAGTGAGATTCCCATTGTCATTGTCAATGTCCAGCGGCTTGGGCCGTCCACAGGATCGGCGACCAAAGGAGCTGATGGAGATATCCAGTTCATGCGTTGGGGCAATAGCGGCGGCCTGCCGGTGATTGTTTTGGCTCCGGTGGATGCCGGTGACTGTTACCGGCTCACCCATGAGGCGTTTAATCTGGCTGAGCAATATCGCTGCCCGGTCTTTATCGCTTCTAACAAAGAAATTGGACTGACACGGGAGAGCGTTGACCTGGGCTCGCTGGAGCTGGGCGAGAAGATTCAGCGGAAATGTGCACAGCCTTTTCAGGATTACCTGCCGTTTCATACTGCTGATAATGAAATGGTGCCGGATTTTTTGCCGATCGGTGGTGATGCATTGGTGCGGCAGACTTCATCGTCCCATGGTCCGGATGGGTATTTGACTGTTGACCGCCAGCTGATAAATAGTTCCATGGATCGCCTGCTGGCGAAACTGAGAGATGGGGGGGCGAGCTTATCATTGCATGAACTTGATAATGAGTCAGGGGCGCAGCGGCTGATCATTACTTACGGGGTCACCGGGAGGGCAGCCAAAGAGGCTGTGGAAAGGCTCAGGGCAAAGGGTGTGGCTGTATCGCTGCTGGTGCTGAAGACTCTCTACCCCGTACCGGAGGAGCTCCTTAGAAATATTATCGCCTGGTTCAGGCTGGTCATCGTCATAGAGATGAATATGGGACAGTATGTCCGTGAAATAGAGCGCATCGCCGGTAATGTTCCGGTATTGAACTATGGCCGTATGGATGGGGTGCTGATCAGCCCGGAAACTATTGTACAGGTGGTGGGCGATGAAGACCTTGCTCAATGA
- a CDS encoding thiamine pyrophosphate-dependent enzyme, which yields MKTLLNDRRPLVYCPGCDHANVVQALNRALMQLKLSGNQVVIVTDIGCSGLFDTFYNTHALHGLHGRPLTYATGLKLARPELTVIAVMGDGGMGIGGAHVIASCRRNLDINLLVLNNFNYGMTGGQCSVSTPQQAITSSGFLNQLEQPLDFCKLAETAGASWVGRFLPEEKELAAGISEAVCHHGFSVLEVENVCTGRYARGNPRALREKKEHEHNPLFSGVVSRNERLEYGDGYRRLAAEQPAEEPFTEIAVEQTAAIDDRCEIMLLGAAGQRMNTAGEILCFAAMAAGLQVTRKSDYPITVLRGHSVCEVVCSPQPIRYTGIARPDVILALAPEGVERKRSVFESVKSDCLIIKAADVEIPPSQCRIIEIDFQQQCGITFINRGVAALAVLSCVHPVLNANMFRSGLFYRLKSRQLEMALVTAGRISSWFKENPQ from the coding sequence ATGAAGACCTTGCTCAATGACAGGCGGCCTCTGGTTTATTGTCCCGGCTGTGACCATGCCAATGTCGTCCAGGCCCTGAACAGGGCTTTGATGCAGTTGAAACTGAGTGGCAATCAGGTTGTTATTGTAACCGATATCGGCTGCTCCGGTCTCTTCGATACTTTTTACAATACCCATGCCCTGCACGGGCTGCATGGGCGGCCACTGACCTACGCCACCGGATTGAAGCTCGCCAGGCCGGAGTTGACGGTCATTGCGGTTATGGGTGATGGAGGCATGGGGATAGGTGGAGCGCATGTGATTGCAAGCTGCCGCAGGAACCTCGATATTAACCTGTTGGTGCTGAATAACTTCAATTATGGCATGACCGGCGGACAATGTTCTGTGTCGACGCCACAACAGGCGATAACCAGTTCGGGCTTTTTGAATCAATTGGAGCAGCCTCTGGATTTCTGCAAGCTGGCTGAAACTGCTGGTGCGAGTTGGGTCGGACGGTTTCTGCCGGAGGAAAAAGAGCTGGCTGCAGGCATATCGGAGGCTGTCTGCCATCATGGTTTTTCCGTTCTGGAGGTGGAGAATGTCTGCACAGGCCGTTATGCCAGGGGCAACCCGCGTGCTTTGCGGGAGAAAAAGGAACACGAGCATAATCCGCTGTTTTCAGGAGTGGTGTCGCGAAACGAAAGATTGGAATATGGTGATGGGTATCGAAGGCTTGCTGCAGAACAACCGGCAGAGGAACCGTTTACTGAAATTGCAGTGGAGCAGACTGCGGCCATTGATGACAGGTGTGAAATCATGTTGCTCGGTGCCGCCGGGCAGCGAATGAATACTGCGGGTGAAATACTCTGTTTTGCGGCAATGGCTGCGGGGCTGCAGGTGACCAGAAAAAGTGATTATCCGATAACGGTGTTGCGTGGTCATTCCGTTTGTGAAGTGGTCTGTTCGCCACAGCCGATTCGCTATACCGGTATTGCCAGACCGGATGTCATTCTGGCACTCGCCCCGGAAGGAGTTGAGAGAAAAAGGTCTGTTTTTGAGAGCGTAAAGAGTGATTGCCTTATCATCAAAGCGGCGGACGTCGAGATTCCACCCAGTCAATGCCGGATTATCGAAATTGACTTTCAGCAGCAGTGCGGCATTACTTTCATTAATAGAGGTGTCGCTGCCCTGGCGGTGTTGTCGTGTGTACACCCAGTGCTAAACGCTAATATGTTCCGGTCCGGTCTCTTTTATCGTCTCAAAAGCAGGCAACTGGAGATGGCCCTGGTGACAGCAGGGAGGATATCCAGCTGGTTCAAGGAAAATCCGCAATGA
- a CDS encoding type I glyceraldehyde-3-phosphate dehydrogenase has protein sequence MSYRVAINGYGRIGQCVLRAIYTSPLRDQFTVVAINELADIETLAYLTRYDTTHGRFPLPVHNDQGYLHIGPDKIRILREQNPKNLPWAELDIDLVFECSGSFSDRDTASLHLESGAKRILISHPGNPDLDATIVFGVNDDQLKPEHEIVSNASCTTNCIVPIIDLLDNHLGIEHGVITTIHSSMNDQPVIDSYHRTDLRLTRSALHSIIPVDTGLSKGIQRILPDMQDRFQCLHLRVPTINVSLMDLSVNVSTPTSAEDVNKILQQAAEGYLNGLLGYTQEPHASVDFNTDPHSGILDATQTRVSGETLVKLICWFDNEWGFANRMIEVGHTWLQLAE, from the coding sequence ATGAGTTACAGAGTTGCGATCAACGGATATGGCCGAATAGGCCAATGTGTACTTCGGGCCATCTATACCAGCCCCTTACGGGACCAGTTCACCGTAGTGGCAATTAATGAACTGGCTGATATCGAGACCTTAGCCTACCTGACCCGCTATGACACCACCCACGGGCGTTTCCCCCTGCCGGTTCATAACGACCAGGGCTATCTTCATATAGGCCCCGACAAGATCCGCATTCTTCGGGAACAAAACCCCAAGAACCTGCCATGGGCAGAACTCGACATAGATCTGGTGTTTGAATGCTCCGGCTCGTTCAGCGATCGCGACACCGCCAGCCTGCACCTTGAGTCCGGTGCGAAACGCATTTTAATTTCCCATCCCGGCAACCCGGACCTCGATGCGACCATAGTCTTTGGTGTAAACGACGACCAGCTTAAACCGGAACATGAAATCGTCTCCAACGCCTCCTGCACCACCAACTGTATCGTGCCGATAATCGATCTGCTCGACAACCACCTTGGCATCGAACATGGCGTTATCACCACCATCCACTCCTCGATGAATGATCAGCCGGTGATCGATAGCTACCATCGCACTGACCTCAGGTTGACCCGCAGTGCACTGCACTCCATTATCCCGGTGGATACCGGTCTGAGCAAAGGCATCCAGCGCATCCTCCCGGATATGCAGGACCGCTTCCAATGCCTGCACCTGCGTGTGCCCACCATTAACGTCTCGCTAATGGATCTTTCGGTGAACGTCTCCACACCTACCAGTGCGGAAGATGTGAATAAAATCCTGCAGCAGGCAGCCGAGGGCTACCTGAACGGACTGCTTGGCTACACCCAGGAACCCCACGCCTCGGTGGATTTCAATACCGATCCACACTCCGGTATTCTCGATGCCACCCAGACCCGCGTGAGTGGTGAGACTCTGGTCAAGCTAATATGCTGGTTTGATAATGAATGGGGTTTTGCCAACAGGATGATTGAGGTTGGTCACACCTGGCTGCAACTGGCGGAATAG
- the tpx gene encoding thiol peroxidase, with protein sequence MANITLKGNAITTVGELPATGQKAPDFKLTKTDLSDCSLADFAGKNVVLNIFPSVDTDVCATSVRKFNEAASTMDNSVVLCVSADLPFAHARFCGADGLNDVVPCSVFRAANFGKDYGVTINDGPIAGLLSRAIVVIGPDGTVKYTEQVPEITQEPDYDAALAQLN encoded by the coding sequence ATGGCGAATATTACCCTCAAAGGAAATGCAATCACCACTGTCGGAGAATTGCCTGCCACAGGTCAAAAAGCACCAGATTTCAAACTTACCAAAACCGACCTCTCCGATTGCTCCCTTGCTGATTTTGCCGGCAAGAACGTGGTACTTAATATTTTCCCCAGCGTTGACACCGATGTCTGCGCAACTTCAGTGAGAAAATTCAACGAAGCCGCCAGCACCATGGACAATAGCGTCGTGCTCTGTGTTTCTGCAGACCTGCCCTTTGCTCATGCCCGATTCTGCGGGGCAGACGGCTTGAACGACGTCGTCCCCTGCTCCGTCTTTAGGGCTGCGAATTTCGGCAAGGATTATGGTGTAACCATCAACGACGGACCAATTGCCGGGCTGCTTTCCCGGGCCATCGTAGTGATCGGCCCTGATGGGACTGTCAAATACACCGAACAGGTACCTGAAATTACCCAGGAGCCTGATTATGATGCTGCACTGGCACAACTGAATTGA
- a CDS encoding rhodanese-like domain-containing protein, with protein MRHWQSFKIISPEELQTMLQQQPALLLIDTLPAEHFNAIHLPGAVNACVYDMTFVNQINTLCRDSGAAIVLYGSSSNSLDSRTAAEKLIADGYSNISVLEGGIDHWRQSGLPLEGDTETAASLTDQYLLEDGSYKVSVPESRIFWIGRNPNSSHYGTVLFSGGNFTLHGSSIQGSLLVDMESIENINLKGDELEQVLITHLKSDDFFYVDVYPGARFDIPSGRLNNQAFPTVPNCELSGMLDLRGRQNHLNIEATVVQGGDGKLHLSSHFELDRTLWGIIYGSGKYYEHLGMHTVFDHISIELLVIAEKS; from the coding sequence ATGAGACATTGGCAGTCATTCAAGATAATCAGCCCGGAAGAATTACAGACCATGCTGCAACAGCAACCCGCACTTTTACTCATAGACACCCTGCCGGCAGAACACTTCAATGCGATACACCTCCCCGGAGCTGTCAACGCCTGCGTATATGACATGACCTTTGTCAATCAGATAAATACGCTCTGTCGGGACAGCGGGGCCGCCATCGTGCTTTATGGCTCGAGCAGTAACTCCCTTGATTCCAGGACCGCCGCAGAAAAGCTTATTGCCGACGGCTATTCAAACATCTCCGTACTCGAGGGCGGCATCGATCACTGGCGACAGTCCGGGTTGCCACTGGAAGGCGACACCGAAACCGCTGCCAGCCTGACAGACCAATACCTGCTGGAAGATGGCAGTTACAAGGTCTCAGTTCCTGAGAGCAGAATATTCTGGATCGGCAGAAACCCTAACTCCAGTCACTACGGAACAGTGCTGTTCTCGGGAGGCAACTTCACCCTGCATGGCTCGTCAATCCAGGGAAGCCTGCTGGTGGATATGGAATCCATAGAAAATATCAACCTGAAAGGAGATGAGCTTGAGCAGGTTCTGATCACTCACTTGAAGTCAGATGATTTTTTCTATGTCGATGTCTACCCCGGAGCCCGATTCGATATTCCCAGTGGCCGACTCAATAATCAGGCCTTTCCCACCGTGCCTAATTGTGAACTGAGCGGCATGCTCGATCTGCGCGGCAGACAGAATCACCTGAACATTGAAGCCACTGTGGTTCAAGGCGGGGATGGCAAACTGCACCTCTCTTCCCATTTCGAGCTGGACAGAACCCTCTGGGGCATAATCTACGGCTCCGGTAAATATTATGAACACCTTGGAATGCATACAGTGTTCGATCACATTTCAATAGAACTGCTGGTTATTGCTGAGAAGAGTTGA